A single window of Chitinophaga sp. XS-30 DNA harbors:
- a CDS encoding alpha-L-fucosidase has translation MKCNLIPFRLKILFLFSISFLCLQPLHSQNRTSGKTLDWFYNSKYGIFVHYLHKLQNGAEPWNQGKKTNWDSCINDFDVERFASQVHQTGAGYVLFTTLQIDKYLCTPNATYEKLTGYKRGDATPRRDLILDLYKALSKYNIKLFLYVTGDGPKNDRKASKALNNPSFYQSKTVPFKMNDLFVKKWATVLRDLSMRYKNKITGWWVDGSYPFIGYNDRYLGFLAKALKAGNPASIVAFNSGVNPKVQFYTKYDDYLAGEMDSFWEIPTKGRFLDGKQWHLVSYIGGPRWAQPGVRKPTPELIDYIRRCNKAGGVITMEMTLYRDGSLDKAQLNQLVAIQKAIKPDL, from the coding sequence ATGAAGTGTAATTTAATTCCATTTAGGTTGAAGATATTATTTCTATTTTCAATATCTTTCCTTTGTTTACAACCTCTTCATTCGCAAAATAGAACTTCAGGCAAAACGCTTGACTGGTTTTATAATTCCAAGTATGGCATTTTTGTACATTATCTCCACAAATTGCAGAATGGAGCTGAACCCTGGAATCAGGGGAAAAAAACTAATTGGGATTCTTGTATCAATGATTTTGATGTGGAGAGGTTTGCATCACAAGTGCATCAGACCGGAGCGGGATACGTACTGTTTACGACCTTACAAATAGATAAATACCTTTGTACTCCTAACGCCACCTACGAAAAGTTGACAGGTTACAAAAGGGGAGATGCAACGCCGCGTAGAGATCTTATTCTGGATCTTTATAAGGCTCTTTCCAAATATAATATCAAACTATTTTTATACGTAACCGGAGACGGCCCCAAAAATGACCGAAAGGCAAGTAAAGCACTGAATAACCCCAGCTTTTACCAGTCAAAAACGGTTCCTTTCAAAATGAATGATTTGTTTGTAAAAAAATGGGCAACTGTATTGAGGGATTTAAGCATGCGGTATAAAAATAAAATAACCGGCTGGTGGGTGGACGGTAGTTATCCTTTTATCGGATATAATGACAGATATCTGGGTTTCTTGGCCAAGGCGCTGAAGGCTGGCAATCCTGCGTCTATCGTTGCATTCAATTCCGGTGTGAATCCTAAGGTCCAGTTCTATACCAAATACGACGATTATCTGGCAGGGGAAATGGACAGTTTTTGGGAAATACCTACGAAAGGGCGGTTCCTAGATGGGAAGCAATGGCACCTTGTTTCTTATATTGGTGGACCTAGATGGGCACAGCCTGGCGTAAGAAAGCCTACCCCAGAACTGATAGACTATATCAGGAGATGTAACAAGGCCGGTGGTGTAATCACAATGGAAATGACCCTTTACAGGGACGGCAGCCTAGATAAAGCCCAGTTGAACCAACTGGTGGCTATCCAAAAGGCTATCAAGCCCGACCTTTAA
- a CDS encoding methyltransferase domain-containing protein, with protein sequence MSESIYNDGEYLANNPTWHMEDSPWKASNIVRLMRKNELDIKSICEIGCGAGEILNQLWNKLDNSIQYHGYEISGDAYVMCKVREKERLQYVNADLLAENNKDFYDLLLVIDIFEHIEDYFSFLRKCKNKSTYKIFHIPLDISVQTVLRNSPFLVNRQKVGHIHYFTKDLALEALKDTGYEIIDYFYTGTATELAAKSIKGKLAKWPRKILFSINPDLTVRVLGGYSLMVLAK encoded by the coding sequence ATGAGTGAATCAATTTACAATGATGGAGAATACCTTGCAAATAACCCTACCTGGCATATGGAAGATTCTCCTTGGAAAGCTTCCAATATTGTGAGACTAATGCGAAAAAATGAACTTGACATTAAAAGTATCTGTGAAATAGGATGTGGCGCAGGCGAAATACTAAACCAGTTATGGAATAAGCTGGATAACAGCATACAATACCACGGTTACGAGATATCTGGCGATGCCTATGTGATGTGTAAAGTCCGGGAAAAAGAACGCTTGCAATATGTGAACGCCGATCTACTCGCGGAAAATAACAAAGACTTCTATGATCTGCTGCTCGTGATTGATATCTTTGAACACATTGAAGATTACTTTTCCTTTCTGAGAAAATGCAAAAACAAAAGCACCTATAAAATATTCCACATCCCCCTCGACATCTCTGTACAAACCGTACTCCGGAACTCCCCTTTTTTAGTTAACCGGCAAAAAGTCGGACATATCCACTATTTCACAAAAGATCTTGCACTCGAAGCATTAAAAGACACAGGGTATGAGATCATAGATTACTTCTATACCGGCACAGCTACTGAACTTGCTGCAAAATCCATAAAAGGGAAACTGGCAAAATGGCCAAGAAAAATACTCTTCTCCATAAATCCAGACCTCACAGTCAGGGTATTGGGTGGATATTCTCTGATGGTACTTGCAAAATAA
- a CDS encoding glycosyltransferase family 4 protein, translating to MKIAFILPALANKGPIVVARDIINVLVKEGHVIDVFFFDEKNEIALDASSSRKITMKETIPFDEYDIVHSHGLRPDYYIWKHRRHIRTKCCTTMHNYIHEDLKFQYNQLVATLFGFLWTRFLKKQDHVFVLSNHMKQYYTRWISADKIEVIYNGRSFPDIGSALRQDELAKLEKLKKEFIVLGVIAQLTKRKGIDQAIKILPQLPGYCLLVVGDGKEKEQLERLAEQYKVEDRCIFWGYHKNGSLFMSLIDIYLMLSRSEGFPLSLIEAASQGIPTVCSGIPIFKEVFTQQEVTFFELENEQSLFQAITSINYLRDTYSQKISQFYQNRLTAEIMGNNYLLAYKRLAAVN from the coding sequence ATGAAGATTGCATTCATACTTCCCGCGTTGGCTAACAAAGGTCCCATTGTTGTTGCCAGGGATATAATAAATGTGCTGGTGAAAGAAGGCCATGTGATCGATGTGTTTTTTTTTGACGAGAAAAATGAAATCGCTCTCGATGCCTCCTCTTCCAGGAAAATCACTATGAAGGAGACAATCCCGTTCGATGAATACGACATCGTTCACAGCCACGGCCTTCGGCCGGATTATTATATATGGAAACACAGGCGGCATATCAGGACAAAATGTTGTACTACCATGCATAATTATATTCATGAAGACCTCAAATTCCAATACAATCAACTGGTAGCTACGCTCTTCGGCTTTTTATGGACACGCTTCCTGAAAAAACAGGACCACGTTTTTGTATTAAGTAACCATATGAAACAATATTACACCCGTTGGATCTCCGCTGATAAAATCGAAGTGATTTACAACGGAAGGTCTTTTCCTGATATAGGGAGCGCTCTCCGGCAGGACGAGTTAGCGAAACTAGAGAAATTAAAAAAGGAATTCATTGTGCTTGGCGTTATAGCCCAGCTTACTAAACGGAAGGGGATTGATCAGGCTATAAAAATACTACCTCAGTTGCCCGGGTACTGCTTATTAGTTGTTGGCGACGGTAAAGAAAAGGAACAGTTGGAGCGACTAGCTGAACAATATAAGGTAGAAGACCGTTGTATATTCTGGGGTTATCATAAAAATGGGAGCCTGTTTATGTCTCTCATAGATATTTATCTTATGCTCTCCAGATCCGAGGGTTTCCCTCTTTCGCTAATAGAAGCTGCATCCCAGGGCATCCCCACTGTATGCTCGGGGATACCAATTTTCAAAGAGGTATTTACCCAACAGGAAGTAACGTTCTTTGAGCTGGAAAACGAACAGTCCTTATTTCAGGCCATCACATCCATCAATTACCTTAGGGATACATATAGCCAGAAAATAAGCCAGTTTTACCAGAACAGATTAACAGCTGAGATCATGGGTAATAATTACCTGCTGGCCTATAAAAGGCTGGCTGCAGTCAACTAA
- a CDS encoding glycosyltransferase family 2 protein, translating to MPKLSIIIPYYKGKSFLIRLLDSIFRSYSGISGKLDIEILILIDCSTPLDVVTTLINDNLTAEQSGIIKIFRNEKNFGVARTRNRGFKLSIGDYIHFIDQDDEISTDFFETILPLLGKKDFILSNGIIMDTDSKVQYQLYNLAPVVNLRKLILKSFIRSPGQVVLKRALVEDIRFTSARKYFGADDKFFWIDIYLSTKEIKSAYINKCLYIAHKHRKNYSNNYRELSLSCLELWEQFRPRMNSPQQIALMEQDIRIQRFILRDFRSAGDRLRCCWDFLMYKVDLNSFIRFLNKSIKKLYTK from the coding sequence ATGCCTAAATTGTCAATAATTATTCCGTATTATAAAGGAAAGAGTTTTTTAATCCGGCTTCTTGATTCAATTTTCCGGTCTTATTCAGGTATCTCAGGTAAATTGGATATTGAAATACTAATCTTGATCGATTGTAGTACTCCACTTGATGTCGTTACAACTTTGATCAATGACAACTTAACCGCGGAACAATCGGGGATTATCAAAATATTCCGGAACGAAAAAAACTTTGGAGTAGCCCGTACCAGAAACAGAGGTTTTAAACTTTCTATTGGAGACTATATCCATTTCATTGACCAGGATGATGAAATAAGCACTGACTTTTTTGAAACAATATTGCCTCTCCTTGGTAAAAAAGACTTCATATTATCCAACGGGATCATAATGGATACGGACAGCAAGGTACAATATCAGCTATATAACCTCGCACCTGTAGTAAATCTCAGGAAACTGATCCTGAAATCCTTCATCCGCTCCCCAGGGCAGGTGGTACTAAAAAGGGCACTCGTGGAAGACATCCGGTTTACCTCTGCGAGAAAATATTTCGGGGCAGACGATAAGTTTTTCTGGATTGACATTTACCTTTCAACCAAAGAAATAAAATCAGCTTACATTAACAAATGCTTGTATATAGCTCATAAACATAGGAAAAACTACAGCAATAATTACAGAGAGCTATCCTTAAGTTGCCTTGAACTTTGGGAACAATTCCGCCCACGGATGAATTCCCCGCAGCAAATTGCCCTGATGGAGCAAGACATCCGGATACAACGGTTTATACTGAGAGACTTTCGCTCTGCCGGTGATCGACTCCGTTGTTGCTGGGACTTCCTGATGTATAAGGTCGACCTCAACTCATTTATCAGGTTTTTAAACAAGAGTATTAAAAAACTGTACACTAAGTAA
- a CDS encoding glycosyltransferase yields the protein MSKFEFSVLIPVYLKENPSYFDVALSSIVNQTYLPAEVVIVEDGPLTNELDTIIDDYCGRFPGLFNIIKLAQNQGMGAAMNIGLQNCKYEWVARMDSDDICLKDRFQKQVSFLQKHPELDALGSFTEEFRSQPGDFGKIRKLPTSHAAILEYAKRRSPINHMTIMYRRKKAIEAGGYWDKKIFEDYNLWYQMLKMGCKFNNLEEVLVDVRVGNNMVGRRKGLNYFKQEFGFFKQMKNEKFINTAQFLEAISVRFLFRIMPKVLLEKVYYLLLRDNKK from the coding sequence ATGAGTAAGTTTGAGTTTTCTGTACTTATACCAGTGTACTTAAAAGAAAATCCTTCATATTTCGATGTTGCGTTATCAAGCATTGTAAATCAGACCTATCTGCCTGCTGAAGTTGTAATTGTGGAAGATGGGCCACTGACGAATGAGCTCGATACCATTATTGACGATTATTGCGGTCGGTTTCCCGGTCTTTTCAATATTATAAAGCTGGCACAAAACCAGGGAATGGGAGCTGCCATGAACATTGGACTTCAAAATTGTAAGTACGAATGGGTGGCACGCATGGACTCTGACGATATTTGCCTTAAAGACCGTTTTCAGAAACAGGTAAGTTTCCTCCAGAAACACCCGGAACTGGATGCATTAGGCAGCTTTACCGAAGAATTCCGCTCCCAGCCGGGAGATTTCGGGAAAATACGCAAGCTTCCCACTTCCCATGCAGCTATTCTTGAATATGCCAAAAGGAGAAGCCCAATCAACCATATGACCATAATGTACCGGAGGAAAAAAGCTATTGAGGCCGGTGGCTATTGGGACAAAAAAATATTTGAGGATTATAATCTATGGTACCAAATGCTAAAAATGGGTTGTAAATTCAACAACCTTGAAGAAGTACTGGTGGATGTAAGGGTTGGTAACAATATGGTAGGCCGGCGCAAGGGCCTGAATTACTTCAAACAGGAATTCGGATTCTTTAAACAAATGAAAAATGAAAAATTTATCAATACTGCCCAATTCCTGGAAGCAATCAGTGTCAGATTTCTTTTCCGTATCATGCCGAAGGTGCTGCTTGAAAAAGTGTACTATCTACTGCTGAGAGATAATAAGAAGTGA
- a CDS encoding O-antigen polymerase: protein MDNYEFLKIFSSNLHIYVLVLISLSVLYYLLFRKVIYGIMDPYFLSLVYSTFATSVVVFLYFTEHISTYLFINFCLSQTAFFIGFFALRKVNLLNTPKETSRPLGNTPFTKLIFFLITSSMFIVFQFYTYWERGIPLFYASRLEYFEGGSGFGIFSRFLSVLTVVSLYAFMDLLSSRKAYKSFSLFFYACFYVLVLFASLLLSGSKSSFLIIMFVAFSYFYFNGRINELMAVWKKWRTIILSSCFILVLFIITIQGGQEGGNILTSITMLGYRFMSSGDIFWYSYPNDLVFTYPYHINGFQMLFNDLLGFLRVYSWEQLRFHPGEYFYKLHHYSEITQGANARHNLFGLLYFGYGGSVIFSFCLGLLVSFVRFQLPRYSRYKGIILPSFAAFLFIKGLSLEGDPTLFFTSLNNVLVVFFPVLIIYLLVESFFRVKNVYA, encoded by the coding sequence ATGGATAACTATGAGTTCCTGAAAATATTCTCATCCAATCTGCATATTTATGTTCTGGTACTGATTTCTTTATCAGTATTATACTATCTCTTGTTCAGGAAAGTCATTTACGGAATTATGGATCCATATTTCCTGAGCCTTGTATACTCCACTTTTGCTACCAGCGTGGTAGTGTTTCTATATTTCACAGAGCATATTTCTACTTATCTGTTTATAAATTTCTGTCTCTCCCAGACAGCCTTTTTTATTGGTTTTTTTGCACTAAGGAAGGTTAACCTCCTCAATACACCCAAAGAAACGTCGAGGCCTTTGGGCAATACCCCGTTTACCAAACTGATTTTTTTTCTTATTACCTCGTCCATGTTCATCGTCTTTCAATTCTATACCTATTGGGAAAGAGGCATCCCACTTTTCTATGCATCCAGGCTTGAATATTTTGAAGGAGGCTCCGGTTTTGGCATCTTCTCAAGGTTTCTCAGCGTGTTGACTGTTGTTTCCTTATACGCTTTCATGGACCTCCTGTCTTCCAGAAAGGCCTACAAATCTTTTTCTCTTTTCTTCTACGCATGCTTTTATGTCCTGGTTCTCTTTGCAAGCCTCCTTCTATCAGGTAGCAAATCGTCGTTCCTGATTATTATGTTCGTTGCATTTAGCTACTTCTATTTTAACGGAAGGATTAATGAGCTGATGGCTGTCTGGAAGAAATGGCGAACGATAATACTAAGCTCTTGCTTCATCTTAGTTTTGTTTATCATTACCATACAGGGTGGACAGGAAGGCGGAAATATTCTTACATCCATTACAATGCTTGGCTATCGGTTTATGAGTAGTGGCGACATATTCTGGTATTCTTATCCAAACGACCTCGTTTTTACATACCCCTATCACATCAATGGGTTCCAGATGCTGTTTAACGATCTCCTGGGATTCCTCCGCGTATATTCGTGGGAACAACTAAGATTTCATCCCGGCGAATATTTTTATAAACTACATCACTATTCTGAAATAACTCAGGGGGCGAATGCGCGCCATAACCTGTTCGGGCTATTATATTTCGGATACGGCGGTTCTGTTATTTTTTCCTTTTGCCTTGGCTTACTGGTTTCATTTGTCAGGTTCCAGCTACCTAGGTATAGCAGATATAAAGGAATAATCCTCCCTTCATTTGCAGCTTTTTTGTTTATCAAAGGGCTTTCGCTGGAAGGTGACCCTACATTGTTCTTTACCAGCCTAAACAATGTCCTGGTTGTTTTTTTTCCGGTCCTTATTATATATTTACTTGTAGAATCGTTTTTCAGGGTCAAAAATGTATATGCCTAA